The following proteins are encoded in a genomic region of Oncorhynchus keta strain PuntledgeMale-10-30-2019 unplaced genomic scaffold, Oket_V2 Un_contig_3860_pilon_pilon, whole genome shotgun sequence:
- the LOC118372071 gene encoding uncharacterized protein LOC118372071 isoform X15, with product MMSEATVTFQSQLSGVMETVFKAAMYEITRLVDDSFMKEMSRSREQVESLKKRLQLSENRRRDGDREVGRTGKCADCGRVDEEAEERSSGTSQTGVERGRGLKQEKVSGEEWSSCGGVTRETTFNDLEEAEATSPRIISEVGRGLTKHMEAEATSPRRISEVGRGLTKHMEAEATSPRRISEVGRGLTKHMEAEATSPRRISEVGRGLTKHMEAEATSPRRISEVGRGLTKHMEAEATSPRRISEVGRGLTKHMEAEATSPRRISEVGRGLTKHMEAEATSPRRISEVGRGLTKHMEAEATSPRIISESTEVGGQKLDSLLKEEALHNTELQERWEFCLDGADGSDVSGPSKSFIQQDLQRCQDDWASGLDQHPEPPGPEGEPEDPTDPLYRPRYSMEELGGAFEKSGYSGDGGSDHLLDMEGLDRLPGSPSRLGALSYGAAGHYQVDLGRSEGGDHHHRSHMPRPHQSRREQVGSPTPSPHPEVGDRNCLLINEEGYLQDSSVLYPEHGVPESGSRAGHRGLTSIHSGSSAHNNNTESLYDAADDFGLSLNLRDRSQEQVTGGGGRRHACNQCTMTFPDFGSLKAHKQTHKTGRESGSGPPYSCTQCGKTFTQACNLKVHQRVHQAEGLHLCSHCGKGFTSFSDLKRHKCSQTTDKPYCCSICGNKFSRLWNLKLHQRIHTQEKPHRCTMCDKSFTRADILKVHLRIHTGERPYCCAVCGLRFKRLDHLKLHQRKHRPDLLN from the exons GTCGAGTCACTGAAGAAGCGGCTGCAGTTGTCGGAGAACAGACGcagggatggggacagagagGTCGGCCGTACGGGGAAGTGTGCGGACTGTGGGAGAGTTGACGAGGAAGCCGAGGAGAGAAGCTCTGGAACCTCACAGACAG GTGTGGAGAGGGGGCGTGGCCTGAAGCAGGAGAAGGTATCAGGGGAGGAGTGGAGCAGCTGTGGGGGTGTGACCAGGGAAACAACCTTCAATGATCTGGAGGAGGCTGAGGCCACCAGCCCTAGGATAATCTCTGAGGTAG GTAGGGGACTGACTAAACACATGGAGGCTGAGGCCACCAGCCCTAGGAGAATCTCTGAGGTAGGTAGGGGACTGACTAAACACATGGAGGCTGAGGCCACCAGCCCTAGGAGAATCTCTGAGGTAG GTAGGGGACTGACTAAACACATGGAGGCTGAGGCCACCAGCCCTAGGAGAATCTCTGAGGTAGGTAGGGGACTGACTAAACACATGGAGGCTGAGGCCACCAGCCCTAGGAGAATCTCTGAGGTAG GTAGGGGACTGACTAAACACATGGAGGCTGAGGCCACCAGCCCTAGGAGAATCTCTGAGGTAGGTAGGGGACTGACTAAACACATGGAGGCTGAGGCCACCAGCCCTAGGAGAATCTCTGAGGTAGGTAGGGGACTGACTAAACACATGGAGGCTGAGGCCACCAGCCCTAGGAGAATCTCTGAGGTAG GTAGGGGACTGACTAAACACATGGAGGCTGAGGCCACCAGCCCTAGGATAATCTCTGAG TCCACAGAGGTCGGAGGTCAGAAGCTGGACAGTCTGCTGAAAGAGGAGGCTCTCCACAACACTGAGCTACAGGAGAGATGGGAGTTCTGCCTGGATG GGGCCGATGGTTCAGACGTCTCGGGGCCCAGTAAGAGTTTTATTCAGCAGGATCTACAGCGGTGCCAGGATGACTGGGCTTCTGGTCTAGACCAGCATCCTGAACCACCGGGCCCCGAGGGAGAGCCAGAGGACCCCACCGACCCTCTCTACCGCCCTCGTTACAGCATGGAGGAACTTGGGGGCGCCTTTGAAAAGTCTGGTTACAGCGGTGATGGTGGGAGCGACCATCTTCTAGACATGGAAGGGCTGGATAGGCTTCCTGGTTCTCCGTCTCGTCTGGGAGCGCTGAGCTACGGAGCTGCAGGTCACTACCAGGTGGACCTGGGGAGGTCTGAGGGGGGAGACCATCACCATCGCTCCCACATGCCTCGCCCCCATCAGAGCCGGAGGGAGCAGGTGGGGTCGCCAACGCCATCCCCCCACCCAGAGGTGGGAGACCGGAACTGCCTGTTGATCAACGAGGAGGGGTACCTGCAGGACTCCAGTGTCTTGTACCCAGAACATGGTGTCCCAGAGTCAGGTAGTAGAGCCGGCCACAGGGGGCTAACCTCCATCCACTCTGGAAGCTCAgcccacaacaacaacacagagagccTGTATGATGCCGCTGACGACTTTGGACTCTCTTTAAACCTCAGAGATCGTTCACAAGAGCAGGTaacaggaggaggggggaggcgtCATGCCTGCAATCAATGTACCATGACCTTCCCAGACTTTGGTTCCCTCAAGGCCCACAAGCAGACACACAAAACTGGTAGAGAGTCAGGGTCTGGGCCTCCGTACTCCTGCACCCAGTGCGGTAAGACCTTCACCCAGGCCTGCAACCTCAAGGTCCACCAGCGGGTCCACCAGGCAGAGGGACTCCACCTCTGCAGCCATTGCGGCAAGGGCTTCACCTCCTTCTCCGACCTGAAGAGGCACAAGTGCAGCCAGACCACAGACAAGCCCTACTGCTGCTCCATCTGTGGGAACAAGTTCAGTCGGCTCTGGAACCTCAAGCTGCATCAGCGCATTCACACGCAGGAGAAACCCCACCGCTGCACTATGTGTGACAAGAGCTTCACACGAGCAGACATTTTGAAAGTGCACCTGCGCATCCACACCGGGGAGAGACCTTACTGCTGCGCTGTGTGTGGACTCCGCTTCAAACGACTGGACCATCTGAAGTTGCACCAGCGCAAACACAGGCCGGATCTCCTGAACTGA
- the LOC118372071 gene encoding zinc finger protein 135-like isoform X44, translated as MMSEATVTFQSQLSGVMETVFKAAMYEITRLVDDSFMKEMSRSREQVESLKKRLQLSENRRRDGDREVGRTGKCADCGRVDEEAEERSSGTSQTGVERGRGLKQEKVSGEEWSSCGGVTRETTFNDLEEAEATSPRIISEVGRGLTKHMEAEATSPRRISEVGRGLTKHMEAEATSPRIISEVGRGLTKHMEAEATSPRRISEVGRGLTKHMEAEATSPRRISESTEVGGQKLDSLLKEEALHNTELQERWEFCLDGADGSDVSGPSKSFIQQDLQRCQDDWASGLDQHPEPPGPEGEPEDPTDPLYRPRYSMEELGGAFEKSGYSGDGGSDHLLDMEGLDRLPGSPSRLGALSYGAAGHYQVDLGRSEGGDHHHRSHMPRPHQSRREQVGSPTPSPHPEVGDRNCLLINEEGYLQDSSVLYPEHGVPESGSRAGHRGLTSIHSGSSAHNNNTESLYDAADDFGLSLNLRDRSQEQVTGGGGRRHACNQCTMTFPDFGSLKAHKQTHKTGRESGSGPPYSCTQCGKTFTQACNLKVHQRVHQAEGLHLCSHCGKGFTSFSDLKRHKCSQTTDKPYCCSICGNKFSRLWNLKLHQRIHTQEKPHRCTMCDKSFTRADILKVHLRIHTGERPYCCAVCGLRFKRLDHLKLHQRKHRPDLLN; from the exons GTCGAGTCACTGAAGAAGCGGCTGCAGTTGTCGGAGAACAGACGcagggatggggacagagagGTCGGCCGTACGGGGAAGTGTGCGGACTGTGGGAGAGTTGACGAGGAAGCCGAGGAGAGAAGCTCTGGAACCTCACAGACAG GTGTGGAGAGGGGGCGTGGCCTGAAGCAGGAGAAGGTATCAGGGGAGGAGTGGAGCAGCTGTGGGGGTGTGACCAGGGAAACAACCTTCAATGATCTGGAGGAGGCTGAGGCCACCAGCCCTAGGATAATCTCTGAGGTAG GTAGGGGACTGACTAAACACATGGAGGCTGAGGCCACCAGCCCTAGGAGAATCTCTGAGGTAG GTAGGGGACTGACTAAACACATGGAGGCTGAGGCCACCAGCCCTAGGATAATCTCTGAGGTAGGTAGGGGACTGACTAAACACATGGAGGCTGAGGCCACCAGCCCTAGGAGAATCTCTGAGGTAGGTAGGGGACTGACTAAACACATGGAGGCTGAGGCCACCAGCCCTAGGAGAATCTCTGAG TCCACAGAGGTCGGAGGTCAGAAGCTGGACAGTCTGCTGAAAGAGGAGGCTCTCCACAACACTGAGCTACAGGAGAGATGGGAGTTCTGCCTGGATG GGGCCGATGGTTCAGACGTCTCGGGGCCCAGTAAGAGTTTTATTCAGCAGGATCTACAGCGGTGCCAGGATGACTGGGCTTCTGGTCTAGACCAGCATCCTGAACCACCGGGCCCCGAGGGAGAGCCAGAGGACCCCACCGACCCTCTCTACCGCCCTCGTTACAGCATGGAGGAACTTGGGGGCGCCTTTGAAAAGTCTGGTTACAGCGGTGATGGTGGGAGCGACCATCTTCTAGACATGGAAGGGCTGGATAGGCTTCCTGGTTCTCCGTCTCGTCTGGGAGCGCTGAGCTACGGAGCTGCAGGTCACTACCAGGTGGACCTGGGGAGGTCTGAGGGGGGAGACCATCACCATCGCTCCCACATGCCTCGCCCCCATCAGAGCCGGAGGGAGCAGGTGGGGTCGCCAACGCCATCCCCCCACCCAGAGGTGGGAGACCGGAACTGCCTGTTGATCAACGAGGAGGGGTACCTGCAGGACTCCAGTGTCTTGTACCCAGAACATGGTGTCCCAGAGTCAGGTAGTAGAGCCGGCCACAGGGGGCTAACCTCCATCCACTCTGGAAGCTCAgcccacaacaacaacacagagagccTGTATGATGCCGCTGACGACTTTGGACTCTCTTTAAACCTCAGAGATCGTTCACAAGAGCAGGTaacaggaggaggggggaggcgtCATGCCTGCAATCAATGTACCATGACCTTCCCAGACTTTGGTTCCCTCAAGGCCCACAAGCAGACACACAAAACTGGTAGAGAGTCAGGGTCTGGGCCTCCGTACTCCTGCACCCAGTGCGGTAAGACCTTCACCCAGGCCTGCAACCTCAAGGTCCACCAGCGGGTCCACCAGGCAGAGGGACTCCACCTCTGCAGCCATTGCGGCAAGGGCTTCACCTCCTTCTCCGACCTGAAGAGGCACAAGTGCAGCCAGACCACAGACAAGCCCTACTGCTGCTCCATCTGTGGGAACAAGTTCAGTCGGCTCTGGAACCTCAAGCTGCATCAGCGCATTCACACGCAGGAGAAACCCCACCGCTGCACTATGTGTGACAAGAGCTTCACACGAGCAGACATTTTGAAAGTGCACCTGCGCATCCACACCGGGGAGAGACCTTACTGCTGCGCTGTGTGTGGACTCCGCTTCAAACGACTGGACCATCTGAAGTTGCACCAGCGCAAACACAGGCCGGATCTCCTGAACTGA
- the LOC118372071 gene encoding zinc finger protein 135-like isoform X36, protein MMSEATVTFQSQLSGVMETVFKAAMYEITRLVDDSFMKEMSRSREQVESLKKRLQLSENRRRDGDREVGRTGKCADCGRVDEEAEERSSGTSQTGVERGRGLKQEKVSGEEWSSCGGVTRETTFNDLEEAEATSPRIISEVGRGLTKHMEAEATSPRRISEVGRGLTKHMEAEATSPRRISEVGRGLTKHMEAEATSPRRISEVGRGLTKHMEAEATSPRRISESTEVGGQKLDSLLKEEALHNTELQERWEFCLDGADGSDVSGPSKSFIQQDLQRCQDDWASGLDQHPEPPGPEGEPEDPTDPLYRPRYSMEELGGAFEKSGYSGDGGSDHLLDMEGLDRLPGSPSRLGALSYGAAGHYQVDLGRSEGGDHHHRSHMPRPHQSRREQVGSPTPSPHPEVGDRNCLLINEEGYLQDSSVLYPEHGVPESGSRAGHRGLTSIHSGSSAHNNNTESLYDAADDFGLSLNLRDRSQEQVTGGGGRRHACNQCTMTFPDFGSLKAHKQTHKTGRESGSGPPYSCTQCGKTFTQACNLKVHQRVHQAEGLHLCSHCGKGFTSFSDLKRHKCSQTTDKPYCCSICGNKFSRLWNLKLHQRIHTQEKPHRCTMCDKSFTRADILKVHLRIHTGERPYCCAVCGLRFKRLDHLKLHQRKHRPDLLN, encoded by the exons GTCGAGTCACTGAAGAAGCGGCTGCAGTTGTCGGAGAACAGACGcagggatggggacagagagGTCGGCCGTACGGGGAAGTGTGCGGACTGTGGGAGAGTTGACGAGGAAGCCGAGGAGAGAAGCTCTGGAACCTCACAGACAG GTGTGGAGAGGGGGCGTGGCCTGAAGCAGGAGAAGGTATCAGGGGAGGAGTGGAGCAGCTGTGGGGGTGTGACCAGGGAAACAACCTTCAATGATCTGGAGGAGGCTGAGGCCACCAGCCCTAGGATAATCTCTGAGGTAG GTAGGGGACTGACTAAACACATGGAGGCTGAGGCCACCAGCCCTAGGAGAATCTCTGAGGTAGGTAGGGGACTGACTAAACACATGGAGGCTGAGGCCACCAGCCCTAGGAGAATCTCTGAGGTAG GTAGGGGACTGACTAAACACATGGAGGCTGAGGCCACCAGCCCTAGGAGAATCTCTGAGGTAGGTAGGGGACTGACTAAACACATGGAGGCTGAGGCCACCAGCCCTAGGAGAATCTCTGAG TCCACAGAGGTCGGAGGTCAGAAGCTGGACAGTCTGCTGAAAGAGGAGGCTCTCCACAACACTGAGCTACAGGAGAGATGGGAGTTCTGCCTGGATG GGGCCGATGGTTCAGACGTCTCGGGGCCCAGTAAGAGTTTTATTCAGCAGGATCTACAGCGGTGCCAGGATGACTGGGCTTCTGGTCTAGACCAGCATCCTGAACCACCGGGCCCCGAGGGAGAGCCAGAGGACCCCACCGACCCTCTCTACCGCCCTCGTTACAGCATGGAGGAACTTGGGGGCGCCTTTGAAAAGTCTGGTTACAGCGGTGATGGTGGGAGCGACCATCTTCTAGACATGGAAGGGCTGGATAGGCTTCCTGGTTCTCCGTCTCGTCTGGGAGCGCTGAGCTACGGAGCTGCAGGTCACTACCAGGTGGACCTGGGGAGGTCTGAGGGGGGAGACCATCACCATCGCTCCCACATGCCTCGCCCCCATCAGAGCCGGAGGGAGCAGGTGGGGTCGCCAACGCCATCCCCCCACCCAGAGGTGGGAGACCGGAACTGCCTGTTGATCAACGAGGAGGGGTACCTGCAGGACTCCAGTGTCTTGTACCCAGAACATGGTGTCCCAGAGTCAGGTAGTAGAGCCGGCCACAGGGGGCTAACCTCCATCCACTCTGGAAGCTCAgcccacaacaacaacacagagagccTGTATGATGCCGCTGACGACTTTGGACTCTCTTTAAACCTCAGAGATCGTTCACAAGAGCAGGTaacaggaggaggggggaggcgtCATGCCTGCAATCAATGTACCATGACCTTCCCAGACTTTGGTTCCCTCAAGGCCCACAAGCAGACACACAAAACTGGTAGAGAGTCAGGGTCTGGGCCTCCGTACTCCTGCACCCAGTGCGGTAAGACCTTCACCCAGGCCTGCAACCTCAAGGTCCACCAGCGGGTCCACCAGGCAGAGGGACTCCACCTCTGCAGCCATTGCGGCAAGGGCTTCACCTCCTTCTCCGACCTGAAGAGGCACAAGTGCAGCCAGACCACAGACAAGCCCTACTGCTGCTCCATCTGTGGGAACAAGTTCAGTCGGCTCTGGAACCTCAAGCTGCATCAGCGCATTCACACGCAGGAGAAACCCCACCGCTGCACTATGTGTGACAAGAGCTTCACACGAGCAGACATTTTGAAAGTGCACCTGCGCATCCACACCGGGGAGAGACCTTACTGCTGCGCTGTGTGTGGACTCCGCTTCAAACGACTGGACCATCTGAAGTTGCACCAGCGCAAACACAGGCCGGATCTCCTGAACTGA
- the LOC118372071 gene encoding zinc finger and BTB domain-containing protein 17-like isoform X31 — translation MMSEATVTFQSQLSGVMETVFKAAMYEITRLVDDSFMKEMSRSREQVESLKKRLQLSENRRRDGDREVGRTGKCADCGRVDEEAEERSSGTSQTGVERGRGLKQEKVSGEEWSSCGGVTRETTFNDLEEAEATSPRIISEVGRGLTKHMEAEATSPRRISEVGRGLTKHMEAEATSPRRISEVGRGLTKHMEAEATSPRIISEVGRGLTKHMEAEATSPRRISEVGRGLTKHMEAEATSPRRISESTEVGGQKLDSLLKEEALHNTELQERWEFCLDGADGSDVSGPSKSFIQQDLQRCQDDWASGLDQHPEPPGPEGEPEDPTDPLYRPRYSMEELGGAFEKSGYSGDGGSDHLLDMEGLDRLPGSPSRLGALSYGAAGHYQVDLGRSEGGDHHHRSHMPRPHQSRREQVGSPTPSPHPEVGDRNCLLINEEGYLQDSSVLYPEHGVPESGSRAGHRGLTSIHSGSSAHNNNTESLYDAADDFGLSLNLRDRSQEQVTGGGGRRHACNQCTMTFPDFGSLKAHKQTHKTGRESGSGPPYSCTQCGKTFTQACNLKVHQRVHQAEGLHLCSHCGKGFTSFSDLKRHKCSQTTDKPYCCSICGNKFSRLWNLKLHQRIHTQEKPHRCTMCDKSFTRADILKVHLRIHTGERPYCCAVCGLRFKRLDHLKLHQRKHRPDLLN, via the exons GTCGAGTCACTGAAGAAGCGGCTGCAGTTGTCGGAGAACAGACGcagggatggggacagagagGTCGGCCGTACGGGGAAGTGTGCGGACTGTGGGAGAGTTGACGAGGAAGCCGAGGAGAGAAGCTCTGGAACCTCACAGACAG GTGTGGAGAGGGGGCGTGGCCTGAAGCAGGAGAAGGTATCAGGGGAGGAGTGGAGCAGCTGTGGGGGTGTGACCAGGGAAACAACCTTCAATGATCTGGAGGAGGCTGAGGCCACCAGCCCTAGGATAATCTCTGAGGTAG GTAGGGGACTGACTAAACACATGGAGGCTGAGGCCACCAGCCCTAGGAGAATCTCTGAGGTAGGTAGGGGACTGACTAAACACATGGAGGCTGAGGCCACCAGCCCTAGGAGAATCTCTGAGGTAG GTAGGGGACTGACTAAACACATGGAGGCTGAGGCCACCAGCCCTAGGATAATCTCTGAGGTAGGTAGGGGACTGACTAAACACATGGAGGCTGAGGCCACCAGCCCTAGGAGAATCTCTGAGGTAGGTAGGGGACTGACTAAACACATGGAGGCTGAGGCCACCAGCCCTAGGAGAATCTCTGAG TCCACAGAGGTCGGAGGTCAGAAGCTGGACAGTCTGCTGAAAGAGGAGGCTCTCCACAACACTGAGCTACAGGAGAGATGGGAGTTCTGCCTGGATG GGGCCGATGGTTCAGACGTCTCGGGGCCCAGTAAGAGTTTTATTCAGCAGGATCTACAGCGGTGCCAGGATGACTGGGCTTCTGGTCTAGACCAGCATCCTGAACCACCGGGCCCCGAGGGAGAGCCAGAGGACCCCACCGACCCTCTCTACCGCCCTCGTTACAGCATGGAGGAACTTGGGGGCGCCTTTGAAAAGTCTGGTTACAGCGGTGATGGTGGGAGCGACCATCTTCTAGACATGGAAGGGCTGGATAGGCTTCCTGGTTCTCCGTCTCGTCTGGGAGCGCTGAGCTACGGAGCTGCAGGTCACTACCAGGTGGACCTGGGGAGGTCTGAGGGGGGAGACCATCACCATCGCTCCCACATGCCTCGCCCCCATCAGAGCCGGAGGGAGCAGGTGGGGTCGCCAACGCCATCCCCCCACCCAGAGGTGGGAGACCGGAACTGCCTGTTGATCAACGAGGAGGGGTACCTGCAGGACTCCAGTGTCTTGTACCCAGAACATGGTGTCCCAGAGTCAGGTAGTAGAGCCGGCCACAGGGGGCTAACCTCCATCCACTCTGGAAGCTCAgcccacaacaacaacacagagagccTGTATGATGCCGCTGACGACTTTGGACTCTCTTTAAACCTCAGAGATCGTTCACAAGAGCAGGTaacaggaggaggggggaggcgtCATGCCTGCAATCAATGTACCATGACCTTCCCAGACTTTGGTTCCCTCAAGGCCCACAAGCAGACACACAAAACTGGTAGAGAGTCAGGGTCTGGGCCTCCGTACTCCTGCACCCAGTGCGGTAAGACCTTCACCCAGGCCTGCAACCTCAAGGTCCACCAGCGGGTCCACCAGGCAGAGGGACTCCACCTCTGCAGCCATTGCGGCAAGGGCTTCACCTCCTTCTCCGACCTGAAGAGGCACAAGTGCAGCCAGACCACAGACAAGCCCTACTGCTGCTCCATCTGTGGGAACAAGTTCAGTCGGCTCTGGAACCTCAAGCTGCATCAGCGCATTCACACGCAGGAGAAACCCCACCGCTGCACTATGTGTGACAAGAGCTTCACACGAGCAGACATTTTGAAAGTGCACCTGCGCATCCACACCGGGGAGAGACCTTACTGCTGCGCTGTGTGTGGACTCCGCTTCAAACGACTGGACCATCTGAAGTTGCACCAGCGCAAACACAGGCCGGATCTCCTGAACTGA
- the LOC118372071 gene encoding zinc finger and BTB domain-containing protein 17-like isoform X21, which produces MMSEATVTFQSQLSGVMETVFKAAMYEITRLVDDSFMKEMSRSREQVESLKKRLQLSENRRRDGDREVGRTGKCADCGRVDEEAEERSSGTSQTGVERGRGLKQEKVSGEEWSSCGGVTRETTFNDLEEAEATSPRIISEVGRGLTKHMEAEATSPRRISEVGRGLTKHMEAEATSPRRISEVGRGLTKHMEAEATSPRRISEVGRGLTKHMEAEATSPRIISEVGRGLTKHMEAEATSPRRISEVGRGLTKHMEAEATSPRRISESTEVGGQKLDSLLKEEALHNTELQERWEFCLDGADGSDVSGPSKSFIQQDLQRCQDDWASGLDQHPEPPGPEGEPEDPTDPLYRPRYSMEELGGAFEKSGYSGDGGSDHLLDMEGLDRLPGSPSRLGALSYGAAGHYQVDLGRSEGGDHHHRSHMPRPHQSRREQVGSPTPSPHPEVGDRNCLLINEEGYLQDSSVLYPEHGVPESGSRAGHRGLTSIHSGSSAHNNNTESLYDAADDFGLSLNLRDRSQEQVTGGGGRRHACNQCTMTFPDFGSLKAHKQTHKTGRESGSGPPYSCTQCGKTFTQACNLKVHQRVHQAEGLHLCSHCGKGFTSFSDLKRHKCSQTTDKPYCCSICGNKFSRLWNLKLHQRIHTQEKPHRCTMCDKSFTRADILKVHLRIHTGERPYCCAVCGLRFKRLDHLKLHQRKHRPDLLN; this is translated from the exons GTCGAGTCACTGAAGAAGCGGCTGCAGTTGTCGGAGAACAGACGcagggatggggacagagagGTCGGCCGTACGGGGAAGTGTGCGGACTGTGGGAGAGTTGACGAGGAAGCCGAGGAGAGAAGCTCTGGAACCTCACAGACAG GTGTGGAGAGGGGGCGTGGCCTGAAGCAGGAGAAGGTATCAGGGGAGGAGTGGAGCAGCTGTGGGGGTGTGACCAGGGAAACAACCTTCAATGATCTGGAGGAGGCTGAGGCCACCAGCCCTAGGATAATCTCTGAGGTAG GTAGGGGACTGACTAAACACATGGAGGCTGAGGCCACCAGCCCTAGGAGAATCTCTGAGGTAGGTAGGGGACTGACTAAACACATGGAGGCTGAGGCCACCAGCCCTAGGAGAATCTCTGAGGTAG GTAGGGGACTGACTAAACACATGGAGGCTGAGGCCACCAGCCCTAGGAGAATCTCTGAGGTAG GTAGGGGACTGACTAAACACATGGAGGCTGAGGCCACCAGCCCTAGGATAATCTCTGAGGTAGGTAGGGGACTGACTAAACACATGGAGGCTGAGGCCACCAGCCCTAGGAGAATCTCTGAGGTAGGTAGGGGACTGACTAAACACATGGAGGCTGAGGCCACCAGCCCTAGGAGAATCTCTGAG TCCACAGAGGTCGGAGGTCAGAAGCTGGACAGTCTGCTGAAAGAGGAGGCTCTCCACAACACTGAGCTACAGGAGAGATGGGAGTTCTGCCTGGATG GGGCCGATGGTTCAGACGTCTCGGGGCCCAGTAAGAGTTTTATTCAGCAGGATCTACAGCGGTGCCAGGATGACTGGGCTTCTGGTCTAGACCAGCATCCTGAACCACCGGGCCCCGAGGGAGAGCCAGAGGACCCCACCGACCCTCTCTACCGCCCTCGTTACAGCATGGAGGAACTTGGGGGCGCCTTTGAAAAGTCTGGTTACAGCGGTGATGGTGGGAGCGACCATCTTCTAGACATGGAAGGGCTGGATAGGCTTCCTGGTTCTCCGTCTCGTCTGGGAGCGCTGAGCTACGGAGCTGCAGGTCACTACCAGGTGGACCTGGGGAGGTCTGAGGGGGGAGACCATCACCATCGCTCCCACATGCCTCGCCCCCATCAGAGCCGGAGGGAGCAGGTGGGGTCGCCAACGCCATCCCCCCACCCAGAGGTGGGAGACCGGAACTGCCTGTTGATCAACGAGGAGGGGTACCTGCAGGACTCCAGTGTCTTGTACCCAGAACATGGTGTCCCAGAGTCAGGTAGTAGAGCCGGCCACAGGGGGCTAACCTCCATCCACTCTGGAAGCTCAgcccacaacaacaacacagagagccTGTATGATGCCGCTGACGACTTTGGACTCTCTTTAAACCTCAGAGATCGTTCACAAGAGCAGGTaacaggaggaggggggaggcgtCATGCCTGCAATCAATGTACCATGACCTTCCCAGACTTTGGTTCCCTCAAGGCCCACAAGCAGACACACAAAACTGGTAGAGAGTCAGGGTCTGGGCCTCCGTACTCCTGCACCCAGTGCGGTAAGACCTTCACCCAGGCCTGCAACCTCAAGGTCCACCAGCGGGTCCACCAGGCAGAGGGACTCCACCTCTGCAGCCATTGCGGCAAGGGCTTCACCTCCTTCTCCGACCTGAAGAGGCACAAGTGCAGCCAGACCACAGACAAGCCCTACTGCTGCTCCATCTGTGGGAACAAGTTCAGTCGGCTCTGGAACCTCAAGCTGCATCAGCGCATTCACACGCAGGAGAAACCCCACCGCTGCACTATGTGTGACAAGAGCTTCACACGAGCAGACATTTTGAAAGTGCACCTGCGCATCCACACCGGGGAGAGACCTTACTGCTGCGCTGTGTGTGGACTCCGCTTCAAACGACTGGACCATCTGAAGTTGCACCAGCGCAAACACAGGCCGGATCTCCTGAACTGA